The genomic window CGTCCTTCCCGCCGACGTGGTCACACGCAACCGCCGGCTCGCCGAGACTGCGCTCCGGCCGTGGACACCGGTGTTCATCCACGGCGACCTGCAGGTCGACCACGTCTTCGTCGCCGGTGACGAGGTCACCGGCGTCGTCGACTGGTCCGAGGCGTCCCAGGGCGACGCGCTCTTCGACCTCGCCGTCCTCACGCTCGGACACAAGGAGCACCTTGGCGACGTCGTCGCCGGCTACGGCACCGACGTCGACCGCGACCTCATCCGCGCATGGTGGTCGTTGCGATGCCTGACTAACGTACGCTGGCTGGCCGAGCACGGCTACGGCTCGCCGGACGAGTTCCCCGAGGTCGCCGTGCTGCGATCCCGGCCGTAAGGCTGCAATAGCCCGCCTGCTACGAGTGCCCGTTCTGCCGCGATCGCCGGGCCATCTCCCGAAACCCGTCGTCTTCCCGGCCGCCGAGGTCATGGTCCTGGTGAACATGAGGTGGTGGCCGAACACCCGCGGACATATCGGGTTGGGGCACCGCCCCGATGTGCCGTTGGAGGACAGGGCGAACGTTGCCTGACGCGGCAGGAGACGCTCCAACCACGCTCGCGGTCGTTGTCATGTTCGCGTGGGTCGCCTACCGCATGGTGCGGCCGAGAACTCGCATCAATCGAATACGCAGTCCTACCGGTCCCGTAGATGGCCCGGCCGGTCCTCTGATCCGTAGCCTCGGCGGCGTCGTGTCCGCTGTCACCTCATGGAATCGGCAGGCCCCAGCTCACCGGCCGACCCGGCCGATGCCGGCCGGAGGTCGCCAGCAGGCCGAGGCCGGACCGGTGCGGCCCGCTTGCGGGCCGCCTTGATCTGATGGAGCGGAATTCGGCAACGCGCGGACAGCGCGGCGTGTCCCGTCACGGGACATGCTTGACAGTGGCGTCCCACCAGATGCTAGACATGATCGAGAAACTCGCTTGCAGGACCTCCGCTTGTCGGCGGCATGGTTCCAGAGCGGCCGAGGAGGTTGTCGAGCGTGGCAGAGCCGAATCAGCTCGATGTGGCCCGCCGTCGCTTTCCTGTGGGTGACCACGTCACGGGTCAAGTCATCCGCATACCGAGGCCTGGCGCCATCGGGCTGCTTGTGGACCTGGGCCAAGAGCCGGAGGGCTTCGTTGACGTCCTGGCCTTGCCGCACGATCCGGTCGACTGGCCTTCGCTGGGCACAGTGATGAGGTTCGAGGTTCTCCAGCACAGGCCAGGTCAGGTCGGGCTACTGCCTCTCGACGCGTCGTTCCGCTCAGGGACCTACCTGCCCACCAGCCTGAGCCACGACGAGTGGCTGTCCATCAAAATGCGCTTCCCGGTCGGCTCCGCGATCACCGGGACCGTCACTCACGTTTTCACCTCCAACAGGGAGTACGTGGTGCGGTTCGAAGACTGCTCGTCGGCCCTGGAATGGAGCCGCGGGGCCCCAACGGTTGGCGCCACCGGCAGGTACACGATTGCCCGGCATCTAGATCACACTCGACGGGTCATGCTTACGCCGGCCGACTCAACCCCCCATTGATCTAGACCGGCCGGTCAAATATGTGGTGGGACGGATCCGTCAAACATGTGGTGGGACCCGACAGCGGACAGCACGGCGTGTCCTCCGTCGACTGATGCGCGACATTCGTCCGCCAGCTGATCTGCGACACCTCGGCGCGCTGATCGCGGCTGAGCGGAAGCGCGGGCTGCACGTTGCGGTCGTGGCGGGGGTGCGCACCGGACGGTCACCATTCGGTTGGGTCAGCTCAGGCGAGCCATTCGTTGATGGTGGTGAAGTCCGTGGCGGTGAGGCCGTGGCGGGGGTCGACACGGTGCAGCAGCGCAGCTACCGGATGGTGGGCCGACACCCACGCACGGTCGGCTTCCGTGATCTCGTCATCGATCCAGACGAAGCAGCGACCGGCCGCCCGTTCGACGAGGTCACGGGTCTTCCAGTGCAGCCCGCTGTCATGCTGATCGGCCCTGTCGGACCACGTTACGAGCGGAAGCTGCGGCAGTCCGAGCAGCGGCCCGATCACCTCGTTCGCCTCGGCCATCCAACTCGTGGCCCACACCAGGTCACACCGTAGCGCCAGCAGCCGCGGTCCGTCGTCCGGGTCGAGCCGGGTGAGCAGCGGATTGGCGAACTCGATCGGACCCACCGCCATCTCTCGGTGTGGACGGCCAGCCGGGCGAGATCCGAACGGAATCAGCGGCCCATCGACATCAAGGAAGAGCAACGGACGCTCGACGGCACCCGGCATGGTCGAACCCTATCGACCGGCCTCTGCTGTCGACGCGCACGTAGCGGCACGACGGTGCCCGCGCACAGCGGCAGATCAGAATGCCCGACGCACTTGATCACCCGCGCCTGCGGTCTGGCCGGCGCGCGTTCAGCTGCTGTTTGCTGCGGCGTAGAGCACGTACCACAGCGCCGCACTCAGGGCACCGCTTGAGATGGCTGCGGTAAGCAGCATCGGCCATGCGCGCCAGAGGCGGTGCGCCGTGGCCAGCCAGGCCAGGACGACGATCGGAAGCACGATCTTGACGAGTTCCCCGACCACAACGCCTCGGAAGAACTCTGCTTGGTACGGGTCGGCCACGGTCAACAGCTGCCAGGGCGGTGCCTGCATCACGGCCTGCCAGCCCTCGCCGGAGAGAAGGCCGCATATCGCACCCGCGGCCAGCGTCGAGGTCGACGCTTTGCCGACTCGCACGATATGGCCGAGCAGTCCGAGCATCGGTCCCGCGACGAGGGACCCGGTCAGCCACAGCGCCGTCATGATGGCAACCGAGCGCAGCCCCAGCAGGTCGGCCGACGTGCCGTCCTCCAGGGTGCCCCCACTCCAGCGGCGACTGACCATCAGCACAAGCAGGTAATAGAGCAGCGTGGCCAGCACCAACAGCGAGGTGGCACCGCCAACCGCTCTTTTCGCCGTGGCAGCCGAACGGCCGGCCAGGAAGGCTGCCATGCCCCAAGCGAAGCCGCTGCTGGTCAGCGCGATCAGGACCTGCCCCACAACGCCCGCGACGGAGTCGGCCGCGAACGCGAGCAGGCCAAGCGCAACAGCGGCAGTTGCGACCACCGCGGCATGGGTACGACGGGATCCCTCAACAGCAACGTCGGTCACGCCCACATCCTCGGAAGGGGCGCCGAACATTCCAAGATCCAGCATTGCCGCGGTTCCTTCCGGCACCGAAGGGAAAGCATCCTCATCTCGGCTATGACAGGCCGTTTCGTCGGCGGCCAACCGGCCGCCCCTAGGTCGCTGGACCTGTCGCACATCTGTTGGCGGGCATGTGCCGCGGATCTCTTGTCGGATCACAGCGACAGCGCGGCGGACAGCGCGACGTGCTGTCCCGGCAGATGCTTGAGATCGGAGTCCCAGTACCTGCCTGACGCGATCACGTGGTCTGTTCTCGGGCGCGTGCTTTCCGCCGGTGTTTGCGGATGTTTTCGCAGCGTCTTCAGCGCCTTCTTGGCGGTACTGACGTGCCCGCCGGTTCGCACCGTGGCGTGGTCCTCGGCGGCGAGGTGCGTCAGCAGCTTCTCGGCTCGTTCGTCGCCGGTAGCGCCGAGTGCTCGTGCTGCCCAGAAGCGCCGGAGACGGTCCGGCTTTTCATCTCCACTTCGATGCAGACGGCGGTTAACCGCAAATGAGGCGGTGTCGGAGTATCTCGGCCACCACGATCCTGGATTCACGCTGCGTACGTACACGCATCTCATGCCGGAGAGCGAGGCGCGTACGAGGCGGGCGGTGGACGCGATCCTCGGCCGTGGCCTGATCGATGCTCACGGCCTGGGGACGGCCTGAGATGCGAGTGGATCTATTGCACAGCAGGTCAGCGCCTACTTGTCGGCCAGGTGCGCCAGTTCTGCCACGATCGGCTC from Micromonospora kangleipakensis includes these protein-coding regions:
- a CDS encoding phosphotransferase family protein, with amino-acid sequence MDVDEVEVVVAHNERATLRVGDVFVKIDADQTRTDVEVEAMAMAPVPTPEILWRKPPVLALAALPGTALGHLGEPSTASSAAWAAAGAAARMLHDAPLPPWPGRSLDELASRLADECEWLVANDVLPADVVTRNRRLAETALRPWTPVFIHGDLQVDHVFVAGDEVTGVVDWSEASQGDALFDLAVLTLGHKEHLGDVVAGYGTDVDRDLIRAWWSLRCLTNVRWLAEHGYGSPDEFPEVAVLRSRP
- a CDS encoding HAD domain-containing protein; the encoded protein is MPGAVERPLLFLDVDGPLIPFGSRPAGRPHREMAVGPIEFANPLLTRLDPDDGPRLLALRCDLVWATSWMAEANEVIGPLLGLPQLPLVTWSDRADQHDSGLHWKTRDLVERAAGRCFVWIDDEITEADRAWVSAHHPVAALLHRVDPRHGLTATDFTTINEWLA